AACTTGGTTAATAATAAGTTACTCGCCGACAGTTGCTGTGTAAGCAACTAACCCCACCATGAGTCACCAACCGTAGTAACCCGATTTCTGGcctctatttaatatatagaataataagtTCTCTTGCAATGTCTAACAGTGGTATGCGGCTTCGGTTGCGGGCGGGACGGTCCGGGCCTGCATTCAACAACGcgaatatcaatatcaagtTATCAACACATAGTTAGAGATGGTAATTCACCATGTACGCTAGATGTTGCGAGACCAAACCGACAAAGTCCAGGCCTGCTCCCACTTGCAGTGTCCAACCTCGACGTCTCTTCGCGAAGAACATCGCTTTTGCTCGGGACGCCAACAGTAATGAGCCTcacaaaagaaaacatgcCTTTTAATGACAATCGGATTAAGAAGAAGGCCTAGACCGTCGAGTCGAGGGCCGGGCTCGATCTAGAGCAGGGTCTAGAACAGAGTCTCGGCCTCCCCACGTGTCTGGTCGGCCTGAAGGTTGAAATTACGATGATCAGCGGGCAGGCCCCTGCATCCTTGAGGTGTTCGTGAGGCTCGACCGTTCGAGGTGTAAGCGGGCTCTGGCTGGGTGGTCAGTGTCACCGCTTGATGTCGTCCTTAGTGCGATTACTCGGGCCTATAGTGGTTGTATCGACAGCACAGCCACGGCCCTCTGGATCTCCCCTTTGGCGGTCTAGCCTTCAGAATGAACCTGTCAGTGCCCATAATTTCGCCAATGCTTATTCTGAAACGGACGGGGTCTTTAGATCTTGTCGTGGTTGCCATTCTCCAGGCAAGCTGCATGGTAATGACCCAACCACTGCACATCTATCACCAACGCACATCCTTCGCTCTGTATACTCGATGCGGTTCCCTCGCCCATGACTCCCATATCACTTCGTAGCCTTGGTCAAAAGGAGTATgattgaagaagagaagttcgCCCTCCGCCTGCACTGCCACACGTTCACTGATTCTAGAACGAGTCTCACTGTTCTGGGCAATGTATCAAACTCGGCGTCGACTCTACGATGGAGCTTACATTGTTGCCTAACTTCGAAGCTGCACCAAGGTCAGGGCAAAAGTGTGACTGATCCCCAAAAATGAAGGATTCAATTACTGTGGTTATGCGCAGCCAAGGCCTGGATCAAACGAACATCGAGTGCTTAGGCCTTCGCGTGCCACTTTCCTGGTCAGCATAGAGCGCAGTCGAGGTACATCGAGACTTATATCAATGCCCTACCCCAGCTCCGATAGTCTTAATTTCACAATTGTATTTGCTCTGTTCTGCCCAAGTATAGTTCAAATTTATCAACTTGTTCATTACTCCTTCCCTTTACTGCTGCCTTGGTATACAACCACACCCTGCTCAACCAATATGGGCTGGTCGATAGAAGATATTGTTTCATTTATAACCATGTGCATATCGATACCGACATTCATGATAGCACTATGGGGTATGATAAAATGTTACAAGCGATCACGCCACCGAAGACAAGGTTCGTTCTCGGCCATATCAAGGAGTTATTATGCTGATATTCATAGCTGTTGAAGCACTAACTCGATGCGAATCACCACCGGCCATAGATATGCCCCTTATTCAAATGGGCCATAAACCATTTCCGTCCCTGCCGTCCTCGCCTATTGATGATCCTGGAGCTCTAGAGGCGGGATGGGTCCAGTTCAACCAGATTACCATGAGCAGTGAGTCACCATGTTTACTTATAGGTTAGAAGCTCATCAGAGAAGCGGTGTCTCGTGCAGGCACTTACCGTGTTGATCAGCGTATTCGTGAAGATTGATACTATTCGACGTTTTGAGTTTGTAAAGCCACTCTCATGATACCCATTGCAAGGAGGTGGCACGTCTACTTTGTAACTTAAAATTCATTTAGATGGTAAATGATGCAACCGTcatattagatatttaacaTTTTGCCTCTGGCATTCTCATCtttcatctccatcgcccaTCATCGTTCAGCATCAGAAAATGGCAAAGCGAAAGCGCATCTTCACTCCGAAAAGAAGGACCAAGGCAAAGCTTTCGAAGGGATCAAAACTCCCACTCGAACCAGTCGAACCTCTCAGCCAAGAGCTATCACCTTTGTTCCGCCTCCCTCCTGAGCTCCGACACATGATATACGAAGAGACCTTCATCGCACCAACAACGATCCATCTGTCCTGGGTGGACGCAAGCAACTGCCGATTCCGTAGCTTTCTCTGCAAACTCCCCGTGGAACACCAGTATGAGAAGACTCGCAGCGGCCTCCTCTGCAAAAGGTGTGACAAGAGCCATTTCGAGTGTCATCCTCGCCAAAAACGGAGCACCGATAACGCCGTGGTGCGCCGCTCCTACAGGCGGCAAAAGCATACAAGGGTAATGAGTATGCTACAAAGCTGTAAACGGATGTACGTCTCCATTCTCTCCCTGATATATAGATCTCCCTGTATAGAAACAGCTATTCTAATATCCACGATACACAGGTACCATGAAACAATCGACATGCTGTACGAGAAGAACACCTTCTACATCGAAAACCCGAAGACCCTCACCGAGCTTTGCAAGTATATGCCCCAGGAACGTCTAAGCTCCTTCCGAACCCTTTCCCTCGAATCTATATCGTACTTGGGGAATATACTGGACCCTAGACCGTCACTCCTGCTCCAATGGGACCACGCCATCGAGGTCCTGAGGAAGCTCGACGGGCTGAAATCCCTGTGTATAGTCATGCGACCCTGGTACGGCATAAGAATGGAGGAAGACACCCTGGAAAGCCCGATCAGATACGCTACGGCGGTGGGGAACCTTCCGGTTGCGCCGGTACTTTTGTGGGCTCCCTGTTTGGATGTATCGCtcaagaggaagaagggaatcACGGCGTGTCCGCTGCATGGTATACATGGGACTGAGTCGAGGTATTCTCCGAAGGACGCTCTTTTGGGCTTTGTTTGAACTCGGGAATGCATTGCCTGGATTTCGttctattagtattattattgacCAGTTATATACATGCTagtcttcctcttcctcttcctccctcgGTACAAACAGTCCCTTACTAGCCCTAGGCTCCCCCTTCACCACACTGCTCCCACAAATAACAGCCCCCCCCCTCGCCCGTCGCTCATCAACCTTCCGCCAGTAAAACTGCCTCAACAACTTCTCAATCCTGTTATAAACCGGCTCGCCGCACCACTGAGCAAGCTCAATGCCATACATAAGATGTTCCTCCAGCAAGGCAAActcaacatcatcccctCTCGCATCAATCCCCTCCAACAGCGCAGCAATATAACGACATTTCGGGTTTCGCCAGGAATGCAACAAGCACTGCATCGGACACAGAATGCCGTCATCGGGGTCCGGCCGATCGACATACGCAAACGGGTCCGCCCCGCGGGCTAGCAGGATCGATATCGCGTTCGAGTCGTACTCTTTCGGTGGATACAAGGCTGCACGGAGTAGCGCCGTCTTCCCTTCATTGTCTACGGCGTTAATGTCCATCCCCTGGGCTATTAGGAGGTCGACGGtttctgcggcggcggcgtggTCGCGTCCGTTTGCGGCGTTTTCGAGCATGTCGGCTTGCTGGTCGgtgtggttgatgttgaagccACGTTTTATGAGGAGGGTTAGGAGTGTGGCGTTTCCGTGTTTTGCGGCGTCTGAGACGGCGTATTGTAGTGTTAGGTCGTCGagggtgttggggttgggattgaAGCCGTGttggaggacgaggtcgatCATGGGCTGGCTGCATCCGGTGAGTTTGAGCAGCAGTATCTGCGTGttggatcttcttcttctgggtaTGGGGATGAGGACTTCATTTAGTGTAATGTCAAGCTGATCTAGGAGGGCTTGGAGAAGGGCTGGGTCGTTTTCCTTGAAGACGGCTTCTATGATGTCTTCATGTAGCTGGGCGCCATGGGCTAGAAACAGCTTGAGGATGGCCGGATTTTGCATGGCGAGGATAAGAAGGCCGGAATCGTAATATGTATCCGGGTCCGCTCCGGCATCAAGCAGCATCTGGACGATTTCTACGCGGGCGTGCTTGCCGAGCAATGGAACGGCGAGAGGGAAATGAACAGACTCAGCGTCGACAAGGTCACCTGGGTTGCCACCGGGGTCGGCGCCGTGGGATAGCAGAAGACGCACGGTGCTGATGTGGCCGTTATACGCCGCCCAGGATAATGGAGTCGCCTGTTTTGCCGTCGGGGCGTGGTCTCGGATGAGTGGGAATGTAGGGCAGGACATAGAATCCGCATCCCATCCAATATCTATCAGCCGCTTCAAGATATCGTCTAGCCCACAGGCAGCGGCTATACAAGCAAGATGAGTCTGTTCACCGTGACTCAGTGCTCCCAGCCGGGGTTTCATATGATCCAGCACGAGCTGGACAACGACAGTGTGATTGCGTGATGCTGCACGACGCAGCATCTTGAGGTTTGGGCGGGCTCCATGGTCAAGTAAACATCTGACTATCTCTAGATGGTTCTGATAAGCAGCCGCGTTTAGAGGCCTCGAGTACTTTCGATTCTTGAAGTTCGGACTTGCGCCGCATTGAAGTAAGAATCGCACGATGTCGATATATCCATGGTAGGCGGCTTCAAAGAGCGGCGTCTCGTTTTGCATGCCTAGAACATTGACCCGTgcaccagcatcaacaagcatCTTGACCATTGCAAGGTTTCCGTGATGCGCAGCCGCACACAGAGGAGGGATCTCTATGGGGGTCTCAACAGGGTAATACACAAACATCCGTTGGCGGTACCGTTTCCCAGGAAGGATCGATTCATGTGAGCACTTATCTGCAGCTGACTGCAATCTGTGGGTGGTCTCTCCAGGTTCTGGATAGCTATCCAGGTCGAGAACTGGCGAGTTGACATCCACTCCTGCGTCTAGGAGCACGCGCACTGTCTGTTCATCGCCGGCGATGGTAGCCAGGGCGAGGGTTGCAGATGTGGGTTTGGCTCCGGCCTGTATAGCGTTTCGGACTGCAAGTTCACGGCCATGCTTAGCTGCCAATCCCAGACAAACACCATCCCCGAATTCGAGGTTTTGTGTGTATAGAACGGGGTCTAGTAGGTGGTAGAGGCACCGGGTGGTCCTTGACAGGGCACTCAGTTCGCTCTCATAGTCGAGGAATCCAACGATGCACAGGATCAGCTCTGTAGGAAGATCGAGCAGGGACATGTTCCTTTCAAAGATCCTGTAGCTGTTGAACGTCCAGGCAGCATCTACGGAGTAGGCAGTCAAGACAGCATGTCATGTCTGACTCGACCGTGGGGGCCATTGGGTCGTCGAGAACAGCAACTTTATAGGTAAACACGCTAAATCAAGATGGGAAATACAAACGTCGATCGGAGTGTATATCTGATCACGATGACAGTCAACAATCGCTCCTGCCACATGTTGATCATGTTGGTGAGAAGCGTACCTTCCTGGTAAGCGGGGGGGCATACCATTCGAGGCAAGAGCAACCCTCGTTTGTATCAATTGCGCCTTCCTGTTCTATGGATTACTGCCAGACCTAAATAGGAAAGAGCGAAGACACTGGGTTGCGCTTTCCACAAATACGGTTATGAATGGTCGCACCTTGCTTCGTAAAATCTATGATACTGCACTCCCGTCAACAACGTCACTAACGTCAACAGCGCTGAATTTATGAAATTGATAGAAACGCCGGGAATACGATGTGCTATAATATAATGAATATATACAATTAGGTGAAATCCAAAGTGTGCTGATGTGGACATTTCTGACCGTGCTTCGTCTTATTCTTCGACACGGTCAAAAACGTCCACAACCTCGACAGAATGATAGCAAACTCCCATAATGTGGAGACGGAGTGACGGCTGATATAATGTTATGGATCTATAAAGacgcaaaaaaaaaaaaggttaaCTGTAAAGACACCGACATCATTCAGTCATACTCGACGCAAAACACCATGATCAGATCTACACCACCACTATGCCAGGTCCTGGCATGAGTCCCTTATAGCCACCCCTCTATTCCAGGATCAGCGCAGCCCATGCCGACTAACAGTCCACTGCATGGCAAGCGCATACGGGCGATCAAAACACCCATCCCAATCGGTGCGGCCACTCGCCCAGAACCGCTCGAGGAACTCCCTCGCCATGCGCGGGACATACGAACCCTGCGCGCGAGACAGCGGGCCTAGACTCTCGCTTACGAAGGCGCGCATGCTGGGGCTATCGTGCACGGCGTCGACGCCGAGCACGACGAGGGCCCAGAGGACGGAGGTTCCAAAGCGGGCGGTGGGGAGGGATTTCGAGAGGAGGGTGTGTAGGGTTTGGCGGGCGGTGGTTTTGCAGGATTGTAGGGGTGGGCTGTAGGGTAGGATTTCGACGCTTTGCAGGGATGAGATGCAGTATATTGTGACGGCGGACTGGATGGtttgggcgaggaggatcCAGTCTGGGCGGGACTTGGGGGGTCGGGATGCGGCGTAGGTGGTTGGGTTGAAGGATTGGATTGTGGTTAGGACTTCGGTGGCTTCGGTTTTGAGGTCGGAGGTTGGTGGGAGGATGGGCCGCAGGGCTGTAGCGCGGGCTCGCAGGTGGTTGATCCTCACGGTGGCCGCGAAGAGCGAGATTGGGAAGGGGTAGAAGGTGTAGGGCTTGTCGCCGTAGTCGTCCAGGATGGCGTCGAGctcggcgaggagggtggtgcTCATTGTAAGGTCGTGGGCCGGGGAGGAAGTGTCGCCGAGGACAGTGACGCTGCACAGTTAGGGCTAGAAATGATTGCAGTATAGATGGGTGCGTACTATGCGTAGCAGAGGAGGAGAGGCTCCACGCCAGGACCGGCCAGGGCCCGCAAGCCGCCGCGGAGTGcgatgagctgctggattccTTGCAGGTGGAATCGCCAGTGCAGTGATATTCCCTGATGGGCCTGTGCTGGTCAGTATGCTGCGGTGTAATGGGTGTTGGTGGCCTACATCAGCCAGAAGTAGCGACAGTATCCCCGCCATCAGGAAATTGATGTACTTTTTCCGAGTCTTTTCATTGGCCATTGCCGCGTTAAGCGAGCGCAGAATCAAGCCCCGGAAGTGATAATAAGTGGGCGCCAGGGACTGGGCATAAGCCGGATCCTTGGAGCTGTGGATTCGATGGTTCAACGCCATGCAGACAATCTCCAGGCGCAGATAGTCCGGCCGCGCAACCCCAGCGTGGATATGGGCGGGCTGGATCTTGTAAACAAAAGGATGATTGCCGACGACATTCCCTACCAGAACAGGGTGCATTGCGGAGTTGTCTGCAGCGGTTAGCAAAGCCGTGATACGTGGATATATGGCGACAGACAGTAATCCACCGCATCGAAGATGGCGTCCGCATTGACCTTGAAGCAACCCCGCGGGATAATCAAGAAATCGGGATTCTTCGCCCGATCGTTGATAGTAATCACCGGCTCCTTGCAGCCGTGGCCGCTGTCTTTCGTCTTACGCGCCCGAGTCCGTGATTTTACTTTACCCGGTGCAAGCCAGTTCAGCCTCAGGGGCTCCTTCTCGCCGTAGCCAGGACACGGCGTCCCACTCTTGATGCACCGCTTGCACTCGGGCTGCGTGAAGTCGCAGACGAGCGACCGCCGGAGACATTCCCAGCAGTGGCGTTTGCGTTGCTCCATGGTGATAGTCATAACTCCGTCTAGCGGTCCACGCGTGTCTGGGCGGTCTCTCGGCAGTAGTGACTGTGTCGGGGATATTGAAGAAGTCTGGGCGTCCTGATAAACCCCCAGGGGCACCGCGAGGAGTCAGGACACGGCTGAGCACCGGGCCCGAGGCCTCCGTGGCCCCCAACTGTTCAGCTGCGGCTGCAGAGACGGACAGCGACTGGCTCTGATGCTGTTTAGGGCCCACTGATCGGCCTGCTTGGCATTGCTTCTCTCTCGTTCCGGAagtggctgtggctgtgggGTATACAGATATTCCGTGGTCATGGTCTATAAAGCGCTGTTCTGGTTCAGGAGAATTAGTAGTTCaacatctccatctcaacatcaTGATACCAAGTTTAACAAACATGGCTTTCATAGCCACAGCACTCACCGCATTAAGCAGCCCCGTCGCTGCCAGTACCCCCTGGGCTGGAACCGGCTACCCTCCTGTTCGTGATACCCTTTCACCCAACTACCCAATATCCAAGCCTAACATCACAGTGCGACGCCCTCATCACAGCTGGCCTCGGCAACAGAGTGGTCCTCCCATCCCACGCATCCTATGAACCCCGAATCCAGAGCTACTGGGCCCTGAACACCCGACGACACCCCTACTGCCTTGTGCAACCCCACACTGCACAAGAAGTCTCGACCGTCTTGACAACACTTCTGGGACCAAACGAAAATGGCAATGCCCCGAACCAAATCGACGGCGCAGGGGACTGGCACGTCGCCATCCGCGCAGGCGGGCATAACCTCGGCGACTCGAATAACATCGCCAACGGCGTGACAATCGACCTGGCGTATCTAAACGGGACGTCCTACAACGCTGGCACAAATATTGCCAGTATCGGGCCCGGCGCGAAATGGGAGGATGTGTATGCCTCGCTGCATAAATACGGGGTTGTTGCCACAGGAGGGcgcgatggcgatgttggtgttggcgggTTCTTGCTTGGGGGCGGATCGACTTATTACATGGCGAAGGAAGGGTTTGGATGTGATTCCATTGCGAACTTCGAGGTTGTGCTTGCGAATGGGACGATCGTTCATGCGAACaagaatgagaatgaggatCTGTGGAGGGCGTTGAAGGGGGGTGGGAGTAACTTTGGGGTTGTCACTAGGTATGATATGGAGGCGCTGCCGGATAAGAAACTTGTCAGGGGCCAGAGGAGTATAAGTGCGAAGTATACGGGGCAGTTTGTCGATGCGGTTGTCGACTTTACGGACAAGCAGGAGAagtttgatgatgatgcgCTGATTGCGATTCTGGCGCAtgtcgagggcgaggatatcCTGGCTACGATCGAGGTTAACACTGAGGGTGTGCAGAACAGCACTGGCTTTGACAAGTTCACGAAGATTCCCCAGATAAAGCCATTCGAGCAGAACGTTGGCTATCTGTATGAAGCTGCTCGGAACTCGACTCTCCCTGGGGATGCATGGTATGTTGCCCTTTCTTATGGTCAGTCagatatttatactaatCAGTCAGGGCCCTGCAAACAACCCTAACATTCAAGAACGACGCAAAGATGCTCAACTACGCCGCATCAGCACACAGAGAATTCGCCGCTGACGTGCAAAAGGCCATCGGGAAGGAAAGCTTCTACAGCATTACCTTCTTCCAGCCCCTGCCCTCTTTCTTCGCAGATATCAGCGAGAAGCGAGGCGGCAACATGTTCGCGGATACCTTGAAAGACGGAAATGCCGTGCTCTGGACTGGCGGGATATTCGTCAACACCAACCAGTCTGACTTTGCAGTTGCGTCTGCTCGCATGCATGAGCTGGttgcggagctggagcagtATTCCCAGAGTATTGGTGCGGACAACCAGTTGAGGTATCTGAACTAT
Above is a window of Aspergillus puulaauensis MK2 DNA, chromosome 2, nearly complete sequence DNA encoding:
- a CDS encoding Zn(II)2Cys6 transcription factor (COG:S;~EggNog:ENOG410PKFN;~InterPro:IPR036864,IPR021858,IPR001138;~PFAM:PF00172,PF11951;~TransMembrane:1 (i198-218o);~go_function: GO:0000981 - DNA-binding transcription factor activity, RNA polymerase II-specific [Evidence IEA];~go_function: GO:0008270 - zinc ion binding [Evidence IEA];~go_process: GO:0006355 - regulation of transcription, DNA-templated [Evidence IEA]) — encoded protein: MEQRKRHCWECLRRSLVCDFTQPECKRCIKSGTPCPGYGEKEPLRLNWLAPGKVKSRTRARKTKDSGHGCKEPVITINDRAKNPDFLIIPRGCFKVNADAIFDAVDYYNSAMHPVLVGNVVGNHPFVYKIQPAHIHAGVARPDYLRLEIVCMALNHRIHSSKDPAYAQSLAPTYYHFRGLILRSLNAAMANEKTRKKYINFLMAGILSLLLADAHQGISLHWRFHLQGIQQLIALRGGLRALAGPGVEPLLLCYAYVTVLGDTSSPAHDLTMSTTLLAELDAILDDYGDKPYTFYPFPISLFAATVRINHLRARATALRPILPPTSDLKTEATEVLTTIQSFNPTTYAASRPPKSRPDWILLAQTIQSAVTIYCISSLQSVEILPYSPPLQSCKTTARQTLHTLLSKSLPTARFGTSVLWALVVLGVDAVHDSPSMRAFVSESLGPLSRAQGSYVPRMAREFLERFWASGRTDWDGCFDRPYALAMQWTVSRHGLR
- a CDS encoding FAD-binding oxidoreductase (CAZy:AA7;~COG:C;~EggNog:ENOG410PMI8;~InterPro:IPR016166,IPR006094,IPR036318;~PFAM:PF01565;~SECRETED:SignalP(1-17);~go_function: GO:0016491 - oxidoreductase activity [Evidence IEA];~go_function: GO:0050660 - flavin adenine dinucleotide binding [Evidence IEA];~go_function: GO:0071949 - FAD binding [Evidence IEA];~go_process: GO:0055114 - oxidation-reduction process [Evidence IEA]); translation: MAFIATALTALSSPVAASTPWAGTGYPPCDALITAGLGNRVVLPSHASYEPRIQSYWALNTRRHPYCLVQPHTAQEVSTVLTTLLGPNENGNAPNQIDGAGDWHVAIRAGGHNLGDSNNIANGVTIDLAYLNGTSYNAGTNIASIGPGAKWEDVYASLHKYGVVATGGRDGDVGVGGFLLGGGSTYYMAKEGFGCDSIANFEVVLANGTIVHANKNENEDLWRALKGGGSNFGVVTRYDMEALPDKKLVRGQRSISAKYTGQFVDAVVDFTDKQEKFDDDALIAILAHVEGEDILATIEVNTEGVQNSTGFDKFTKIPQIKPFEQNVGYLYEAARNSTLPGDAWALQTTLTFKNDAKMLNYAASAHREFAADVQKAIGKESFYSITFFQPLPSFFADISEKRGGNMFADTLKDGNAVLWTGGIFVNTNQSDFAVASARMHELVAELEQYSQSIGADNQLRYLNYADFSQDPLGSYPEESVEHMHKVAAKYDPEGKFQARIPGGFKISRVQ